aataaaacaatcaaaccAACACACCAAAAATGGCCGCTAAggtaaaaaacttaatataacagTCTACacgtgtaaatttaaaaatgttcaattcttaTCGTGTGtggaattaaaatattgatatgaaattttttttttaacgcatgtttgttattgtttttttttcagttcatcATCCTCGCCGCTTGCGTGGCTACCGCACTCGCCCAATACTCTGCCCCAGCCTACAAGCCTGCTTACTCAGCGCCCGCTTACTCAGCACCAAAGGCTTACGCCCCGGAACCCACATACGCCCCGAAACCATACAGCTTCGAATACAGCGTAAACGACCCACACACCTACGATGTACACAGCCAATCTGAGCACAGCGACGGATACGGCAACGTCAAAGGAACTTACAGCCTTTTGGAAGCCGACGGTTCCACCCGCGTCGTCGACTACACCGCTGACTCCTACGGTTTCAACGCTGAAGTCAAGAAAATCGAAGGACACGGATACAGCGCATCTGCCCCAGCTTACAAATCCGCCCCGGCCTACAAGCCCGCTTACTCCGCACCAGCTTACTCTGCACCAGCCTACTCCGCACCAGCTTACTCCGCACCAGCTTACTCCGCACCAGCTTACTCTGCACCAGCTTACGCTGCACCAGCTCACTCTTACGCCGCCCCAGCCTACTCTGCACCAGCTCACTCTTACGCCGCCCCGGCTTACAAACCAGCCCCATACAAGGCATACTAATTTCCAACCAAACCATTCCGACTGTGTCACAACACCTATCACTGAGCTGAATTCCGTAGACGAGAATCTTGTCTACAGGAAACGGCTTTGATCCTCTCATTGCCCGaacatgtttaatttattcaattgttaaattatttgtcaaataaataataaactatttatttgatttatattacaaatcacttgtatttttgtattcaattctccttataatacctatgaatGATTTTAAACCATCGTCGTCTCGTCATCCTAGAGTGGGGActggaattttaataattttactacttTCAGTtcatcgaaataaaaaaaaaagattttattaagatatttttgtgtattaatACTTTAAACAAGCATTaataaggtatttaaaaaaaaaatgcattatgttATACGA
This portion of the Acyrthosiphon pisum isolate AL4f chromosome A1, pea_aphid_22Mar2018_4r6ur, whole genome shotgun sequence genome encodes:
- the cp7 gene encoding cuticular protein 7 codes for the protein MAAKFIILAACVATALAQYSAPAYKPAYSAPAYSAPKAYAPEPTYAPKPYSFEYSVNDPHTYDVHSQSEHSDGYGNVKGTYSLLEADGSTRVVDYTADSYGFNAEVKKIEGHGYSASAPAYKSAPAYKPAYSAPAYSAPAYSAPAYSAPAYSAPAYSAPAYAAPAHSYAAPAYSAPAHSYAAPAYKPAPYKAY